From the Theobroma cacao cultivar B97-61/B2 chromosome 2, Criollo_cocoa_genome_V2, whole genome shotgun sequence genome, one window contains:
- the LOC18607156 gene encoding protein TIFY 11d has translation MEDIAAADAGFEHKKKGWKQANDMSQTTIDLFRKYLLSKPQDHNVGKTNEEESEALKKKLPPRPLIPLLPPKFASDKFSRLPTSFLQQESLPGIRCDEIRTSSTGVVSSKAQLTIFYAGVINVYDNVPTDKAQAIMLLAGESSLSKPIANEKPQTDAKTPLPPPNVESSCKLQADLPIARKISLQHFLAKRRHRIGNNSPYAPAANKDEEKVDNNELKLENKNSKDNNHSISLSPLPSRLGYFLPVAANRGCQA, from the exons ATGGAAGATATAGCAGCAGCAGATGCTGGATTTGAGCATAAGAAGAAAGGGTGGAAGCAAGCAAATGACATGTCTCAGACGACCATTGATTTGTTCAGGAAATATCTTCTGTCAAAACCTCAGGACCACAACGTTGGTAAGACCAACGAGGAAGAATCAGAAGCCTTGAAAAAGAAGCTTCCACCTCGACCTCTTATCCCTTTATTGCCACCTAAGTTTGCCTCTGACAAATTTTCTCGACTCCCCACTTCTTTTCTGCAACAAGAATCACTCCCAGGAATCAG GTGCGACGAAATACGAACAAGTTCAACTGGTGTGGTGTCCTCGAAAGCACAGCTAACGATTTTCTATGCCGGGGTTATCAACGTGTATGATAATGTTCCAACTGATAAG GCCCAAGCCATCATGCTTCTGGCTGGAGAGAGCTCCTTGTCGAAGCCTATTGCAAATGAAAAGCCCCAAACCGACGCAAAAACACCACTTCCTCCACCCAACGTGGAATCTTCTTGCAAGCTACAAGCAG ACCTTCCAATTGCAagaaaaatttcactccagcattttcttgcaaaacgCCGTCACAG GATAGGAAACAATTCTCCCTACGCACCAGCTGCCAACAAAGATGAAGAGAAGGTGGACAATAATGAGCTAAAATTAGAGAATAAGAATTCCAAAGACAATAATCACAGCATTTCGCTTTCGCCATTACCTTCAAGATTAGGATACTTTTTACCTGTAGCAGCTAACAGGGGTTGCCAGGCTTAG